The proteins below come from a single Candidatus Flexicrinis affinis genomic window:
- a CDS encoding queuosine precursor transporter — MGLFVTVLLLSNLLSSAKIIDTGLIIGSIPLEFDAGTLVFPISYIFGDILTEVYGYKRSRRVIWMGFLATALMGFFVWLTGVLPAPAWWSEAVGQSAYDAVLGGISGLVVASLVAYWLGEFSNSYVLAKMKVATNGRWLPLRTVTSTLVGQALDTVAFFLIATALGVFPLEALPSLMLTNYLLKCGIEAAFTPVTVRVVAVLKRAENEDYYDVDTDFNPFRIGA; from the coding sequence ATGGGCCTGTTCGTGACGGTGCTGCTGTTGTCGAACCTGTTGAGCAGCGCCAAGATCATCGATACCGGCCTCATCATCGGCAGCATTCCGCTCGAGTTCGATGCAGGAACGCTGGTCTTCCCGATCTCCTATATCTTCGGCGACATCCTGACCGAGGTCTACGGGTACAAGCGGTCGCGGCGCGTGATCTGGATGGGCTTCCTTGCGACGGCGCTGATGGGCTTCTTCGTGTGGCTGACCGGCGTGCTGCCCGCACCCGCGTGGTGGAGCGAGGCGGTCGGCCAATCGGCATACGATGCCGTGCTGGGCGGGATCAGCGGTCTCGTTGTCGCAAGCCTTGTCGCCTATTGGCTCGGCGAGTTTTCCAACAGCTACGTGCTGGCGAAGATGAAAGTGGCGACCAACGGCCGTTGGCTTCCGCTGCGCACGGTGACCAGCACGCTGGTCGGGCAGGCGCTGGACACCGTCGCGTTCTTCCTGATCGCAACGGCCCTCGGGGTGTTCCCGCTCGAGGCGCTACCGTCGCTGATGCTCACCAACTACCTACTCAAGTGCGGGATCGAAGCGGCCTTCACGCCGGTCACGGTGCGTGTCGTGGCGGTGCTCAAGCGCGCCGAGAACG